Part of the Moraxella ovis genome is shown below.
TGTGGACATGCAATTCAAAGTTAAAATCCGTCCCCAAAATACCCTCGCCAAGCAAATTATTGGCGATACATTCGTTAATGGCGTTTTGTAAGCGTTCGGCGGCTAGGACATATTCGCCACGAATAAAGATATAGCCCACGCTCGCCCCAATGGCATAGGCGGTAATGAGCATTCCTTCAATCAGCTGAAAAGGCAGTCGCTCCATTAAAAGACGGTCTTTAAACGTCCCCGGTTCCATTTCATCGGCATTACAAATCAGATAACGAACACCGCCGTCAGGCGGCGTCATAAAGGTCCATTTTAACCCTGCGTTAAAGCCTGCACCGCCACGCCCACGCACGTTGGCGGTTTTTATCATCTCGCCTACTTCTCTTGGGTCTTTGGCTAGGGCGTTTTTTAGCCCTTTAAAACCGTCCAAGGCTTTATAATCTGCCAATGTCAGCACTGCATCATGATGATACAGTCGCCATGTCAAGGGGTGAGTAAGCGAAGTCGGTGCTTGACCGTCCGCCAGTCCTACGCCCCAGATTGGCGTTTTTTGGCGATTTAGTTGGCTTGGGGCAAGTCCGTTTTTACGAGCATTGATTTGCTCGGCGACATTTGGTTTATTCATGCGTATTGCTCCAACAATAGACCGACCTCAGACGGCAACACAGGTCCATAAGTATCCTCATCAATCAGCACGCTCGCCCCCTTATCGCAGTTGCCAAGACAGCAAATGGGAAGCAGGGTAAAACGACCGTCTTTTGTGGTTTGCCCATAATCAATGCCAAGCTCACGCTTAAAAGCATCCGCCAATGCCTCATAGCCGTTCAGATAACAAGCGATAGAATCACAAATCAAAATCACATGGCGACCGACTGGCATCCGATAAATGCGGTTAAAAAATGTCGCCACGCCCTCCACGTCCGCCACAGGCATGGACAGCATATGGGCTATGGCAGCCACTTGGGCATCGTCCACCCAGCCGTTACGTTTTTGGACGAGTTTTAGGGCATCAAGCACCGCCGCCCTCGGTTGTGGGTAGTGATGAATGTGATGATGAATGCCGTCAATTTCTTGAGGTGTTAAAATGGCGTGAATGTCCACTTTGGGGGTTTTGTCGGTTACAATTTTCATAAAAGACCTTTTTTATGAACAGCTTGCCGAAGCTGGCTACATCTGCTAGCTAAATTCGTGTATGATAACATAAACTTACACAGTGTTGCGTTCAAATTTTACACAAAGTTACCATGCAAAATTCTGTGTAAGTATTTAGTAAGAATTATTCCTATTTTGCCACCGTCCACCGTGCCATATCCTTTTGCCACCCTAAAAGATTTGGTGCTATTTTCAAATAACTGATAACATTTACCAAAAGATTGTTTGGTGTGATTGGTGATTTGTTTCCAGTCGGCAAAAGACATAATAGCCCCCTTATTAAAATTAGTTTTTGATTAACCACAATATTCAAGTATAATTGCATTACGGTGGTGCTATTATAAAGATTTTTATTTGTTGTACTTACCTTTTTGTCTCAAAAATTAGTACAATTAATCCATTTGGGGGATTGTATGCTAGGTAGTTTATTAACGCTGGCACAACTTCGTGCAGGCGTGCATATAGATTATCGCTTGGGCGGTGAGTGGCAGATAGATCAACAGCCCACAGCAGGGCAAATGATGTTGCATATCGCAACCAAAGGGGTGGTAAAACTTGCTGTAAAAAAACACAACTCACATTTTAAGAGCGGGGGATATTGCCTTGTTTTGTGGGATAACCCACTGCATACAAAATGCCAATGCTGACACACATCGCTTGATTGATGCCACTTGTGCTATCCAAAGTATGTCAGGGGCATTTTTGGTCAATCAAGTTGGCAACCAGACCGATTGCACAATGCTGTGCTTAAATTTTTATACCGACAAACACAGTAGCTTATTGGCAAATCTGCCAGATTTTTTTATTGTAACCTTAAATGAATAAACACTGCATCCGTTGGTAAAGTTAATGAGCGATGAAGCTCAAAACCCCAATCAAATTGGCAATGCGTTTTTGGTGGATAATTTAGCCCAATCAATACTGGTATATGTGTTGCGTGCTTTGCCTAATGAAAAATTAGGTGGTGTATTAAAGACACATCAGCACCCTAGGCTGTCAGAATTGATTACCCAAATTACCAATAAGCCTGACGATGATTTTAGCATACCTGCAATGTGTAAAAAATTGCATTTATCTCGCTCAACACTCATTCGGCTATTTCAAAAGACATTGGGTGTCGCACCGCATACTTTTGTCAAAACGATGCGTCTTGAATATGCCGCAAGGCTTTTGCGTACCAGCCAGCAGTCGGTATTACAAATTGCCATTGAGACAGGGTTTGTCTCACAAACCCATTTTAATCGTGCATTTAAAGCACATTATGGCCTATCTCCAAGCACTTATCGCTAACGCCAATATCAATGCAATAACATCAAAATAACAAAAGCCATTTAAAACAGACAAATGATGCGCCACTAATGTGATGATAATGCCAACTGCACCGCACGCTGTATCACAGGGTCGTTTTTGGCGACATTGACATCGGTGGGGAGCGTAAAGTTTGGTGGATTTGCCACCAGTACATCAGGCTGTGTGCCACGGATAGCATTTATCGTGCCGTCTGGGGCAATCCCAAGCTGTTTGGCATAGCGGATAGCAAAATGGGTGTTGGGCAAAATCGCAATCATTGGGTCAGTGCCTACGCCATCGCCACGAGTGGGCGTCCCCACCAAAGTGGCAAACTGTGTGTATTTTGCAAAAATCGCCAAAGTTTCTGCCGAACTGTACACATCGTTGTCCACCAATAGATAAATTTTACCGCCAAACCCAATGCCGTTTGGATCTATATCCACACGCAAAGGCTGAATTTCTTGATAGGCAAATGTATCCAAAATCTGTGCCAAATCTGCCGACACAGGCAACGCCTTTGCCACCTGCGTGCGGTCAATGTCGGTCATATTGGGGCGGGTGGCTTTGTAGGCGTCCATGTGCGTGCCTTGTTTAAAAAAGCTATACAAATCAAGCGATAAGGGGCGAGCTGTGATGGCAGGCAACAAAAACTGCGTCCAATAGCGAGTATCGCCCCCTGCATTGGTGCGAATATCTATAATCAAAGCAGGGTAATGTTTGATTTTTTGCAAATAACGCATCACAGCGTGGCGTTCGTCCGTATCCAGTAGGCTTACATGGGTCAGCTCACGCACCGACAAATAGCCCACCTGATTGGGTGCAACATCAAACATCTGCACATTTGCAGGCACAGCAATTTGGGCATTAATTTTGGCAATTTTATCACGGCGTGCTTGTTCTTCTTGGGATTTGGTCATACCAATTTCGGTAGCATAGGCTTGTTGCAAGCGTTTATCACGAGTCAAATGGGTATAAATCTGCCAGCGATAATCGTCGTGATTGCTTTGACTATAAATGCCAATGGCGTATTGCACATCGGCTTTGGTCATCATATGGGTGTGTTCGTTGTCCAATTTGTCAAGCACATCGTTTAATAAAAAGAAAAACTCGGTGGGATTTTTTGCCTGCATAATATGGGCTTTGTGCTTGGCATAATCAGCAACAAAATCATAGCCTGTGGCGTTTTTTTGTGCTTGCAATAAGGGATATTCTTGCTTGATTAAATCAAACACATAGTCAAAATCTTCTGCTTTTTGTACATCAAAGGGCTTGGGATTGGGTTTGGGGGCTGAGTCATAAAAAACCCAAGCGGTGAGTGCCAATAATGCAATGATTAGGGGCAAGACAATGGCTTTTTTCATTTTTTTAACCGTTCAATATAAAATACTGGTTTATAACAAATCACGCAGTGAACTTATTACCCCAAAACAGGCAAATGCCAATAACACCACCGCCGATAGTATCATACTTATTTTGATAAAATTATCATTGGCAATTTTGGCAAACAAATAAGCGTATAATAACAACAGGCCATAATCCAATACCACCCAAGTCAAAGTTAATATCACTGCTAAGATAAGCTTATCATAAGCGACTGCAAAAAACAAAATGTCTTTGAATTTTTATTAATAAATCATTGAATTGATTTTTTAATTTTATTTTTGGAAGTACATGATTTTTATTTTGATTTTTAATGCTTGGCAATCACAAAGATAATGACAACGACACAAAATAAAACGATGATTAAATAATGCCACATACCACTCACTTGATACAATAAGCCACTTACCATAATACAAGCGGTAAAAATGCTGATTTTTAAACCTGTTTGGCGATTGTCTTGTAAATGGGTCTTGGTGTTATTTGAGACAGTTTTATTGGCAAGTACAGACATCAAACCAACAACACCAATAATAACAAATAAAATTAAGCCAAATACTGTTTTGCTAAGCCCTCCATTTTCATACAAATACACAAGAGCAAAAAACCAAAAAGCTAATACCGCTAATCAAATTAATCAAAAACCCGCCCATAAACTCCCTTAGGTTTTTAGTGGTGCATAATCATAAAAATCACACACCTTAACTATTACCTATCACAATCCGCCATCACAATATCAATACTTGCCAAATAAATAATGGCATCTGATACCAAAGAGCCGTTAATCACGGAAGGCATTTGTTGCAAATGGGCAAAGGTTGGCGTGCGAATGCGTGTGCGGTAGCTCATCGTGCTATTATCGGACACCACATAATAGCTGTTTAGCCCTTTTACGCCTTCTACCATGCACGCACTCTCCCCTTGTGGCATGACAGGCCCCCACGACACCGAGATAAAGTGGTTGATAAGCGTTTCAATGTCTTGTAAGGTGCGGTCTTTTGGCGGTGGCACGGCAAGCGGGTGTTCGGCTTTATACGCTCCGCTTGGCATATTATTTAGGCATTGCTCAATGATACGCAGTGATTGGCGAATCTCTTCAATTTTGACCAAACATCTGTCATAGGCATCGCCGTTATAAAACACAGGCACTTCAAAGTCAAAATTCTCATAGCCCAAATACGGACGAGCCTTACGCAAATCAAAATCAATGCCCGTGGCACGAAGTCCCGCCCCTGTTACACCCCATGCTAGGGCTTGTTTGGCGTTGTATTGGGCGACATTTTGCGTACGTCCTTTTAGCACGGTGTTGGTCATCGTTGCCTTATAGTATTCATCAAGGCGTTTTGGCATCCAATCCAAAAACTCACGCACCAGTCGCTCCCAACCATTTGGCAAATCGTGAGCCGTACCGCCAATTCTAAACCACGCAGGGTGCATACGATAGCCTGTTACCGCTTCAATGACATCATACGCCTTTTGGCGGTCGGCAAACATATAAAACACAGGGGTCATACCGCCAGCGTCTTGGATAAACGTCCCCCAATAGAGCAAGTTATTGGTAATCCTAAAAAACTCACTCATCATAATGCGAATGGTGTTGGCTCGGTCTGGCACACTGATGCCTGCCAATTTTTCCACCGCCATGATATACGGCAACTCATTCATCACACCGCCCAGATAGTCGATGCGGTCGGTATAAGGA
Proteins encoded:
- the nuoC gene encoding NADH-quinone oxidoreductase subunit C/D — translated: MSIHQIHDFEILTELNAKFTGLTAQETADGIPTVWVDKAQVLDLLLYLRKLPKPFVMLVDLSAIDERLRKHRYGQPESDFTVFYHLMSLERNSDIRIKVALAEGEHIPSATQIYPNANWYEREVWDMFGVVFDGHPHLTRILLPKYWEGHPLRKEYHARATEFMPYFLNSAKQQFEQENLRFVPEEWGMKRSGRDEDFMFLNIGPNHPSAHGAFRLVLQLDGEEIVDCIPDIGYHHRGAEKMAERQTWHSFIPYTDRIDYLGGVMNELPYIMAVEKLAGISVPDRANTIRIMMSEFFRITNNLLYWGTFIQDAGGMTPVFYMFADRQKAYDVIEAVTGYRMHPAWFRIGGTAHDLPNGWERLVREFLDWMPKRLDEYYKATMTNTVLKGRTQNVAQYNAKQALAWGVTGAGLRATGIDFDLRKARPYLGYENFDFEVPVFYNGDAYDRCLVKIEEIRQSLRIIEQCLNNMPSGAYKAEHPLAVPPPKDRTLQDIETLINHFISVSWGPVMPQGESACMVEGVKGLNSYYVVSDNSTMSYRTRIRTPTFAHLQQMPSVINGSLVSDAIIYLASIDIVMADCDR
- the nuoE gene encoding NADH-quinone oxidoreductase subunit NuoE, which codes for MKIVTDKTPKVDIHAILTPQEIDGIHHHIHHYPQPRAAVLDALKLVQKRNGWVDDAQVAAIAHMLSMPVADVEGVATFFNRIYRMPVGRHVILICDSIACYLNGYEALADAFKRELGIDYGQTTKDGRFTLLPICCLGNCDKGASVLIDEDTYGPVLPSEVGLLLEQYA
- a CDS encoding S41 family peptidase, with the protein product MKKAIVLPLIIALLALTAWVFYDSAPKPNPKPFDVQKAEDFDYVFDLIKQEYPLLQAQKNATGYDFVADYAKHKAHIMQAKNPTEFFFLLNDVLDKLDNEHTHMMTKADVQYAIGIYSQSNHDDYRWQIYTHLTRDKRLQQAYATEIGMTKSQEEQARRDKIAKINAQIAVPANVQMFDVAPNQVGYLSVRELTHVSLLDTDERHAVMRYLQKIKHYPALIIDIRTNAGGDTRYWTQFLLPAITARPLSLDLYSFFKQGTHMDAYKATRPNMTDIDRTQVAKALPVSADLAQILDTFAYQEIQPLRVDIDPNGIGFGGKIYLLVDNDVYSSAETLAIFAKYTQFATLVGTPTRGDGVGTDPMIAILPNTHFAIRYAKQLGIAPDGTINAIRGTQPDVLVANPPNFTLPTDVNVAKNDPVIQRAVQLALSSH
- a CDS encoding helix-turn-helix domain-containing protein; translated protein: MSDEAQNPNQIGNAFLVDNLAQSILVYVLRALPNEKLGGVLKTHQHPRLSELITQITNKPDDDFSIPAMCKKLHLSRSTLIRLFQKTLGVAPHTFVKTMRLEYAARLLRTSQQSVLQIAIETGFVSQTHFNRAFKAHYGLSPSTYR